In Exiguobacterium sibiricum 7-3, a genomic segment contains:
- a CDS encoding type 1 glutamine amidotransferase domain-containing protein, producing MSKHVLMVVTNASKMKEGHATGIWLSEFGEAYVAFQKEGYTITVASPNGGLSPIDARSLEDDVPADIQATAPLLENTLDLKSISDFSPFDAIFMPGGHGTMFDLPHSDALNHALRTLFEAGKTVAAVCHGPAGLVSATLTDGTPLVAGKTIATFTDEEERATGLDIYMPFLLETRLRELGANIIVADNFTENVQVDGNLVTGQNPQSTVAVANAVIKTLN from the coding sequence ATGAGTAAACACGTATTAATGGTCGTAACAAACGCCAGCAAAATGAAAGAAGGACATGCAACAGGCATTTGGTTATCCGAGTTCGGCGAAGCCTATGTTGCGTTCCAAAAAGAAGGCTATACGATTACGGTCGCCAGTCCAAACGGTGGACTTTCGCCAATCGACGCCCGCAGCCTCGAAGACGACGTACCGGCAGACATTCAAGCCACGGCCCCACTGCTCGAAAACACACTCGATCTGAAATCCATCAGCGACTTCAGTCCGTTTGATGCAATCTTCATGCCGGGTGGTCACGGTACGATGTTCGACTTGCCACACAGCGATGCCTTGAACCACGCACTACGGACGTTGTTCGAAGCGGGTAAAACTGTTGCTGCCGTCTGTCATGGACCAGCTGGACTCGTCAGTGCGACACTGACAGACGGAACACCACTCGTCGCCGGTAAAACAATCGCAACATTCACGGATGAAGAAGAACGCGCGACAGGACTCGACATCTACATGCCGTTCCTGCTTGAGACACGTCTCCGCGAACTTGGTGCGAACATCATCGTCGCCGACAACTTCACAGAAAACGTTCAAGTCGACGGAAATCTT